A portion of the Cellulophaga algicola DSM 14237 genome contains these proteins:
- a CDS encoding aminopeptidase P family protein produces MKYDLIPNTLFIKNRKKFMAAMLPKSIAVFNSNDVYPISADSTMPFEQHRDIFYLSGADQEETILLLFPDALNKKHREVLFVRETNEHIAVWEGEKLTKEKATIVSGIETVYWLEDFEKIFFDVMTEANTVYFNTNEHYRQAVETQTREDRFIQKCKLQFPAHQYAKSNPILQEIRGVKEPEELALMQTACTITEKGFRRLLSFVQPDVWEYEIEAELLHEFIRNRSKGFAYTPIIASGNNANVLHYIENNQQCKSGDLILMDVAAEYANYSSDLSRTIPVNGKFTPRQKEVYNAVLRVKNEATKMLVPGTIWAEYHKEVGKMMTSELIGLKLLDTADVQNENPEWPAYKKYFMHGTSHHIGLNTHDYGALKTPMKANMVFTVEPGIYIPNEHMGIRLEDDVVIQEKGAPFNLMQNIPIEAEEIEDLMNKN; encoded by the coding sequence ATGAAATACGATTTAATACCAAATACCCTTTTTATAAAAAACAGAAAGAAATTTATGGCGGCTATGCTTCCAAAAAGTATTGCTGTTTTTAACTCTAATGATGTGTATCCTATAAGTGCAGATAGTACCATGCCTTTTGAGCAACACCGGGACATATTTTATCTTTCAGGAGCAGATCAAGAAGAAACTATTTTACTTTTATTTCCAGATGCATTAAATAAAAAACACCGTGAAGTACTCTTTGTTCGTGAAACAAATGAACATATTGCTGTTTGGGAAGGAGAGAAGCTAACCAAAGAAAAAGCAACTATAGTTTCTGGGATAGAAACAGTATACTGGTTAGAAGATTTTGAAAAGATTTTCTTTGATGTAATGACGGAAGCTAATACCGTTTACTTTAATACAAATGAGCATTACAGACAGGCGGTAGAAACACAAACAAGAGAAGATCGTTTTATTCAAAAATGTAAATTGCAGTTTCCAGCACATCAATATGCAAAAAGCAATCCTATTTTACAGGAAATTAGAGGTGTAAAAGAACCAGAGGAATTAGCGTTAATGCAAACGGCGTGTACTATCACGGAGAAAGGTTTTAGAAGATTGCTTAGTTTTGTTCAGCCAGATGTTTGGGAGTATGAGATTGAAGCAGAACTATTGCATGAGTTTATTCGCAATAGGTCAAAAGGTTTTGCGTATACGCCAATCATAGCATCGGGAAATAATGCTAACGTACTTCATTATATTGAGAATAACCAACAATGTAAATCGGGTGATTTAATTTTGATGGATGTTGCAGCAGAATATGCAAATTATTCAAGTGATTTATCTAGAACTATTCCTGTTAATGGAAAATTCACACCACGGCAAAAAGAAGTTTATAATGCCGTGCTTCGGGTAAAAAATGAAGCGACCAAAATGTTAGTTCCTGGAACTATTTGGGCAGAATACCATAAGGAGGTAGGTAAAATGATGACCTCTGAATTAATCGGACTTAAATTACTTGATACGGCAGATGTTCAAAATGAAAATCCAGAATGGCCTGCCTATAAAAAATATTTTATGCACGGTACTAGTCATCATATAGGATTAAACACCCATGATTATGGGGCACTTAAGACTCCGATGAAAGCCAATATGGTTTTTACTGTTGAACCAGGAATTTATATTCCTAATGAACATATGGGAATTCGTTTAGAAGATGATGTGGTAATTCAAGAAAAAGGAGCTCCTTTTAATTTGATGCAAAATATTCCTATTGAAGCAGAAGAGATTGAAGATTTAATGAATAAAAACTAA
- a CDS encoding amidohydrolase family protein, translated as MIIDVHTHINNYHEDRVVSLEECLDKLTETMIENKVDYSLVLTSYKVNEHRPSTKQVVEAISGRDNLGVVAGISYLNYTYRDLREIGDYLEQGLIKALKFYPGYEPFYPNDIRLKVVYEMALEYDVPVMFHSGDTYAPTGRIKYSHPIHIDDLAVDYPDLKIVICHVGNPWIKDCMEVVYKNKNVYADISGLVLGDFSTKFEKYMKKGIEEMITYAGNPKYLLYGTDWPISNMKSYLKFMKHLNIPEDKKELILWQNAAELYKIDVSKLKK; from the coding sequence ATGATTATAGATGTTCATACACACATAAATAACTATCACGAAGATCGGGTGGTTTCTCTTGAAGAGTGCTTAGATAAGCTTACCGAAACCATGATTGAAAATAAGGTAGATTATTCTTTGGTATTAACCTCGTATAAGGTAAATGAACATAGACCTAGCACAAAGCAAGTGGTTGAGGCTATTAGTGGTAGAGATAATTTGGGTGTTGTAGCGGGGATTAGTTATTTGAATTATACCTACCGGGATTTAAGAGAAATAGGCGATTATCTGGAACAAGGACTTATAAAAGCTTTGAAATTTTATCCTGGATACGAGCCATTTTATCCCAATGATATTCGGTTAAAAGTGGTGTATGAAATGGCATTGGAGTATGATGTTCCGGTAATGTTTCACTCTGGAGATACCTACGCACCAACCGGTAGGATTAAATATTCTCATCCTATACATATTGATGATTTAGCGGTTGATTATCCCGATTTAAAAATTGTTATTTGCCATGTAGGAAATCCGTGGATAAAAGATTGTATGGAAGTGGTCTACAAGAATAAGAATGTATACGCAGATATTTCTGGTCTGGTTTTGGGTGATTTTTCTACGAAGTTCGAAAAATACATGAAAAAAGGGATTGAAGAAATGATTACCTATGCAGGGAATCCAAAATACTTACTCTATGGTACAGATTGGCCCATCTCTAATATGAAATCATATTTAAAGTTTATGAAACACTTAAATATTCCAGAAGATAAGAAAGAATTAATTCTTTGGCAGAATGCTGCAGAGTTGTACAAGATTGATGTTTCTAAATTAAAAAAATAA
- a CDS encoding fasciclin domain-containing protein produces the protein MKTIAIIKSVSLTVAFMTVSLSMAQDMSMAKDKKMNVETKMVGGAEMFPSKDIVSNAVNSKDHTTLVAAVKAADLVTTLQGEGPFTVFAPTNAAFEKLPKGTVNNLLMMENKEKLQDILTYHVLAGKYAAKDIMKAVNKGKGKAEFKTVNGGVLKVMLDGDTIKIIDGTGHMGTVTIADVNQSNGVIHVIDTVVLPGM, from the coding sequence ATGAAAACTATTGCAATTATAAAATCTGTGAGTCTAACAGTGGCATTTATGACCGTAAGTTTATCAATGGCACAAGATATGTCAATGGCAAAAGATAAAAAAATGAATGTGGAAACAAAAATGGTTGGTGGAGCAGAAATGTTCCCTTCTAAAGATATTGTTTCTAATGCTGTAAATTCTAAAGATCATACGACGCTAGTTGCCGCCGTGAAGGCTGCCGATTTGGTAACTACATTACAAGGTGAAGGACCATTTACCGTTTTTGCACCTACTAATGCTGCATTTGAAAAACTACCAAAAGGCACAGTAAACAACTTACTGATGATGGAAAATAAAGAGAAATTACAGGACATTCTAACCTATCATGTATTGGCAGGGAAATATGCTGCTAAGGATATTATGAAAGCTGTGAACAAAGGAAAAGGCAAAGCCGAATTTAAAACTGTAAATGGAGGTGTTTTAAAAGTAATGCTTGATGGGGATACCATTAAAATTATAGATGGAACAGGGCATATGGGTACAGTGACCATTGCAGATGTAAACCAATCGAATGGAGTTATACATGTCATTGACACTGTAGTCTTACCAGGCATGTAA
- a CDS encoding MarC family protein codes for MKEIITTIFFLIAVIDPLGSVPVYLEATKNFDTKHKRKIAVRASLIAFMILLFFIGIGQFILEGMEVSLDAFQISGGVILFLFALTMIFGDGKPENEKNQIKDYKHVSIFPIAIPSIASPGAIMAVVLMTNNNIYSLEQQAITTILVLIVVALTCLLLLAANVVQEKVGEYGITVISKVMGLILASYAIQSILTGLKEFFTILH; via the coding sequence ATGAAAGAAATAATTACGACTATATTTTTCTTAATTGCGGTTATTGATCCTTTAGGTTCAGTACCTGTTTATTTAGAAGCAACTAAGAATTTTGATACCAAACATAAAAGAAAAATAGCGGTAAGAGCTTCGTTAATAGCTTTTATGATTTTACTCTTTTTTATAGGTATTGGTCAATTTATTTTAGAAGGAATGGAGGTTTCTTTAGATGCATTTCAAATTTCGGGAGGTGTTATTCTTTTCTTGTTTGCCTTAACAATGATTTTTGGTGATGGAAAACCAGAAAATGAAAAAAATCAGATTAAAGACTATAAGCACGTTTCAATTTTTCCAATTGCAATTCCTTCTATTGCATCGCCAGGAGCAATTATGGCGGTAGTATTAATGACAAACAACAATATTTACTCCTTAGAACAGCAGGCGATAACCACTATTTTAGTTTTGATTGTAGTGGCCTTAACCTGTTTACTATTATTGGCTGCCAATGTAGTCCAGGAAAAAGTTGGAGAATACGGTATAACGGTAATTAGTAAAGTGATGGGGTTAATTTTGGCATCTTATGCTATCCAGAGTATTTTGACAGGTTTAAAAGAATTTTTTACAATACTACATTAA
- a CDS encoding YfcC family protein, which produces MKTIKFPTAQTILMVIALLVAILTWFIPAGKYDSLKYNTTNDTFEISSTTETETIPATQESLAQLNIQIPLEKFTSGAIYKPINIPNTYTQLEAKPQGFSEFVQAPIKGIIEASDIIFLVLIIGGLIGIMDYTGAFDAGIASLAKTLDGREYILIIVVTTLVAIGGTTFGLSEETMAFYPILIPVFLAAKYDALVGLASIFIGSAVGCLFSITNPFATIIASDAAGISWTTGMMGRSIMLLLCLIVCIVYILKYAKKVKKDPTKSLIYDQKEEMNAAFGLKSGHQKELTVRLKLILLVFSLSFVVMIVGVSFLDWWFVEMTSTFLVAAVLIGIIAKIKEHQFVAAFAKGAGELLSVAFIIGIARGVTILMNDGLISDTVLYYASTATDGMNKGVFANLLMFIYSGLAFFIPSQSGMAVLTMPIMSPLADTVGVGREVVVNAYLYGIGLFYFINPTSMILAALSVVKIGYDKWLKFVWPLLLILTLLAMVSLTISVYL; this is translated from the coding sequence ATGAAAACTATAAAATTTCCCACTGCTCAAACCATCTTGATGGTAATTGCATTATTAGTAGCAATTTTAACTTGGTTTATTCCTGCAGGAAAATATGACTCCTTAAAATACAATACTACCAACGACACCTTTGAAATAAGCAGTACTACCGAAACAGAAACTATTCCTGCCACGCAAGAGAGTTTAGCGCAATTAAATATTCAAATACCTTTAGAGAAATTTACAAGTGGAGCAATCTATAAGCCCATAAACATTCCGAATACCTACACGCAATTAGAAGCAAAGCCACAAGGCTTCTCTGAGTTTGTACAAGCGCCAATAAAAGGAATTATTGAGGCGTCTGATATTATATTCTTAGTCTTAATTATTGGCGGGTTAATTGGAATTATGGATTACACCGGTGCCTTTGATGCTGGAATAGCAAGTTTAGCAAAAACACTGGATGGCCGTGAATATATTCTAATCATTGTGGTTACGACCTTAGTGGCAATTGGAGGAACAACTTTTGGTTTGTCAGAAGAGACAATGGCCTTTTATCCAATATTAATTCCTGTCTTTTTAGCTGCAAAATACGACGCTTTAGTGGGGCTGGCATCCATTTTTATAGGATCTGCAGTAGGTTGTTTATTTAGTATTACCAATCCCTTTGCCACCATTATAGCTTCTGATGCTGCGGGAATAAGCTGGACAACTGGTATGATGGGGCGCTCTATAATGTTACTACTCTGTTTAATTGTTTGTATTGTTTATATTCTTAAATATGCTAAAAAAGTAAAAAAAGACCCAACAAAGTCCTTAATTTATGATCAGAAGGAAGAAATGAATGCGGCTTTTGGATTAAAGTCAGGGCATCAAAAAGAATTAACCGTAAGATTAAAATTAATTCTTCTAGTATTTTCCTTATCCTTTGTGGTTATGATTGTTGGCGTATCTTTTCTGGATTGGTGGTTTGTAGAAATGACGAGTACTTTTTTAGTAGCAGCAGTTCTTATTGGGATTATAGCTAAGATAAAAGAGCATCAATTTGTTGCAGCATTTGCAAAAGGTGCGGGAGAATTACTGAGTGTTGCTTTTATTATCGGGATTGCACGCGGGGTTACCATTCTTATGAATGATGGATTAATAAGTGATACCGTATTGTATTATGCAAGTACGGCCACTGATGGAATGAACAAAGGGGTGTTTGCAAACCTGCTGATGTTTATCTATTCTGGATTGGCATTTTTTATTCCTTCACAATCAGGAATGGCAGTATTGACTATGCCAATTATGTCTCCTTTAGCGGACACGGTGGGGGTTGGCCGTGAAGTGGTAGTAAATGCTTATTTGTATGGGATAGGGTTATTTTATTTTATAAACCCCACGAGTATGATTTTGGCGGCACTTTCTGTGGTGAAAATTGGTTATGATAAGTGGCTTAAATTTGTTTGGCCTTTGCTATTAATTTTAACGCTACTGGCGATGGTATCCTTAACTATTTCAGTTTATCTGTAA
- the miaE gene encoding tRNA-(ms[2]io[6]A)-hydroxylase → MLGLKLATDPRWAKLVETNIEEILTDHAWCEQKAATNAITIISLNSEHEELVTELLKLAQEELEHFQMVHDIIKKRGYTLGRERRDSYVNELFKVQMKGGSRQQALVNRLLFSAMIEARSCERFKVLSENIKDEELSKFYKDLMISEAGHYTTFLGFARKYGEGIDVDKLWKELLVAEGEIIKNYGKSETIHG, encoded by the coding sequence ATGCTTGGTTTAAAATTGGCAACAGACCCACGTTGGGCTAAATTAGTTGAAACCAATATTGAAGAAATATTGACAGACCATGCCTGGTGTGAGCAAAAAGCAGCCACCAACGCCATTACGATAATTTCTTTAAATTCTGAGCATGAAGAATTAGTGACAGAATTATTGAAGTTGGCACAAGAAGAGTTAGAGCATTTTCAAATGGTGCATGATATTATTAAAAAACGTGGATACACTTTAGGAAGAGAACGTAGAGATAGTTACGTGAATGAATTGTTTAAGGTACAAATGAAAGGTGGTAGCCGCCAACAAGCTTTAGTAAATAGGTTGTTGTTTTCTGCTATGATTGAAGCACGTAGTTGTGAACGTTTTAAAGTGCTCTCTGAAAATATTAAAGACGAAGAATTATCTAAATTCTATAAAGATTTAATGATTAGTGAGGCTGGACATTATACCACATTTTTGGGTTTTGCACGAAAATATGGTGAAGGAATAGATGTAGATAAACTATGGAAAGAATTGCTGGTTGCCGAGGGCGAAATTATTAAAAACTACGGCAAGTCAGAGACTATTCATGGATAG
- the brnQ gene encoding branched-chain amino acid transport system II carrier protein — MQNTKETLVTAFALFSLFFGAGNLIFPPLLGFQSGNMWWLVALGFCLSAVLIPLFGILAHAKIQGTIFDFGKKVSRTFSLMYSILIYAISVSLPSPRTASVTHEIAVQPFFDSPYIVTSIIYFSLVFIFVMNRSKLLNILGKVLTPAIILILLAIIGITVFYFDFNFGTTHFDNPFTYGILEGYQTFDAIGAVVVGGVIIVSVNISNKEKTFEEKRVLIRKAGWLAGIALFVIYAGLIFTGAVMHNQFDADITRTALLNSISIKTLGSTANLFLSILVSLACFTTAVGIVTGTSDFIRHLFNDSQIAYIITAVLGCVLGVVMGQFNVAYIVNVALPALMFIYPITIVLILLNILPEKYASTLVFRSVVIVTAIFSIPDFLSTIGYDNEVIFLEELIPLSKYNMGWVIPGFLSFAIVNVLGSKKPIHE, encoded by the coding sequence ATGCAGAATACTAAAGAAACCTTAGTAACAGCCTTTGCTCTTTTCTCTTTATTTTTTGGAGCTGGTAATTTAATATTCCCCCCACTTCTAGGATTCCAGTCTGGGAACATGTGGTGGTTAGTGGCTTTAGGCTTTTGCTTATCTGCTGTCCTTATCCCTTTATTTGGAATTTTAGCCCACGCTAAAATTCAAGGTACCATATTCGATTTTGGAAAGAAAGTGTCCCGCACCTTTAGCTTAATGTATTCCATTTTAATTTATGCAATCTCAGTAAGTTTACCTTCCCCTAGAACAGCATCTGTAACGCATGAAATAGCAGTACAGCCTTTCTTTGACTCTCCTTACATCGTCACCAGTATTATCTACTTTTCCTTGGTGTTTATTTTTGTAATGAACAGATCTAAGCTCTTAAATATTTTAGGAAAGGTCCTAACTCCGGCCATCATCCTTATTTTATTAGCCATTATAGGCATCACCGTATTTTATTTCGATTTTAATTTTGGAACTACGCATTTTGATAACCCATTCACCTACGGAATATTGGAAGGCTATCAAACATTTGATGCTATAGGTGCTGTTGTGGTAGGAGGTGTAATTATCGTTTCTGTAAATATCAGTAATAAAGAAAAGACATTTGAAGAAAAACGAGTTCTAATACGAAAAGCTGGCTGGTTAGCTGGTATTGCCTTATTTGTTATCTACGCAGGACTTATATTTACGGGAGCGGTAATGCACAATCAGTTTGATGCAGACATTACCCGAACCGCACTCTTAAATAGTATTAGTATAAAAACCTTAGGAAGTACTGCAAATCTATTTTTGAGCATCTTAGTGAGTCTTGCATGCTTTACCACAGCCGTAGGTATCGTCACAGGAACCTCCGATTTTATTAGGCATTTGTTTAATGATTCTCAAATAGCCTATATCATTACAGCAGTCTTAGGTTGTGTTTTAGGTGTAGTTATGGGACAATTTAATGTAGCATACATCGTTAATGTGGCTTTGCCAGCATTAATGTTTATCTATCCCATTACTATAGTGCTAATCTTGCTTAATATTCTACCCGAAAAATATGCGTCTACACTAGTTTTTAGAAGTGTTGTTATCGTAACGGCAATTTTTAGTATCCCAGATTTTTTAAGTACTATAGGGTATGATAATGAAGTAATCTTTCTTGAAGAACTTATCCCATTAAGCAAATACAATATGGGGTGGGTAATACCTGGATTTCTAAGCTTTGCTATTGTTAATGTATTAGGCAGTAAAAAACCTATCCATGAATAG
- the thiL gene encoding thiamine-phosphate kinase produces MIEDKNQKKTSLEELGEFGLIEHLTKSFESKQESTLKAIGDDAAVLDLKDKKTILSTDLLIEGVHFDLSYMPLKHLGYKAIMVNLSDIYAMNAIPTQITVSVAVSNRFPLEALEELYAGIELATKTYNVDLVGGDTTSSKTGLLISVTAVGVANEADITYRNGAKPNDLLVVTGDIGGAYMGLQVLEREKEVYKVNPNSQPDLEPYSYIIERQLKPEARKDIVELLEKLEVKPTSMIDISDGLSSEVLHLCKQSQVGCDLYEDKIPLDPTVISSCEEFGIDSTLVALSGGEDYELLFTVDQEDFDKIKGNPNLTVIGHMTDKSLGANMVTRSGSKIGLTAQGWNSFGA; encoded by the coding sequence ATGATAGAAGATAAAAATCAGAAAAAAACTTCGTTAGAAGAATTGGGCGAGTTTGGTTTAATAGAACATTTAACAAAATCGTTTGAAAGCAAACAAGAATCAACACTTAAAGCTATTGGTGATGATGCCGCAGTACTTGATTTGAAAGATAAAAAGACTATTCTTTCTACTGATTTATTAATTGAAGGCGTGCACTTTGATTTGAGCTATATGCCTTTAAAACATTTAGGCTACAAGGCTATTATGGTTAATTTATCTGATATCTACGCTATGAATGCGATTCCTACCCAAATTACGGTTTCGGTAGCTGTATCAAACAGGTTTCCTTTAGAAGCTTTGGAAGAACTTTATGCAGGCATAGAATTAGCTACAAAAACATACAATGTAGATCTTGTAGGCGGAGACACTACCTCATCAAAAACAGGTTTATTAATTAGCGTAACCGCTGTTGGGGTTGCCAATGAGGCTGATATTACCTACCGAAATGGCGCTAAACCAAATGATTTATTAGTGGTTACTGGCGATATAGGCGGCGCTTATATGGGGCTCCAGGTTCTTGAACGCGAAAAAGAAGTCTATAAAGTTAACCCTAACAGCCAGCCAGATTTAGAACCGTATTCCTATATTATTGAGCGACAATTAAAGCCAGAAGCACGAAAAGATATTGTAGAATTGTTAGAAAAACTAGAAGTTAAACCAACTTCAATGATTGATATTAGTGACGGTCTTTCTTCTGAAGTATTACATTTATGCAAGCAGAGCCAAGTTGGTTGTGATTTATATGAAGATAAAATACCTTTAGATCCTACCGTTATTTCTTCTTGTGAAGAATTTGGAATAGACAGTACTCTTGTAGCCTTAAGTGGTGGCGAAGATTACGAACTGTTATTCACCGTAGATCAAGAAGACTTTGATAAAATAAAAGGAAATCCTAACCTGACTGTTATTGGTCATATGACCGACAAGAGTTTAGGCGCAAATATGGTTACGAGAAGCGGGTCAAAAATTGGATTAACCGCTCAGGGCTGGAACTCATTTGGAGCATAG
- a CDS encoding HesB/IscA family protein, which produces MIQVSETAKKRVILLMEDEGFDATKDYVRVGVKSGGCSGLSYELKFDDKIGETDKVFEDNNVRIIVEKKSFLYLAGTVLEYSGGLNGKGFVFNNPNAQRTCGCGESFSL; this is translated from the coding sequence ATGATTCAAGTATCGGAGACGGCAAAAAAAAGAGTGATTTTGCTTATGGAAGATGAGGGTTTCGATGCAACTAAAGACTATGTACGCGTTGGCGTAAAGAGTGGGGGTTGCAGCGGACTATCTTACGAGCTAAAATTTGATGATAAAATAGGGGAAACGGATAAAGTTTTTGAAGACAATAATGTTAGAATTATCGTTGAGAAAAAAAGTTTTCTTTATTTGGCAGGAACAGTATTAGAATATTCAGGAGGACTAAACGGTAAGGGTTTTGTATTTAACAACCCTAATGCACAGCGTACTTGCGGTTGTGGAGAAAGTTTTTCATTATAG
- the sufB gene encoding Fe-S cluster assembly protein SufB: protein MAYTEEELKKELETKEYEYGFYTDIESDTFPIGLSEDIVRAISKKKNEPQWMTDWRIEAYRVWEKMEEPEWANVHYTKPDFQAISYYSAPKKADPNKSLDDVDPELLEMYKKLGISVDEQKKLQNVAVDIVVDSVSVATTFKKTLGEKGIIFMPISEAIIEHPELVKKYMGSIVPTTDNFYAALNSAVFTDGSFCYIPKGVRCPMELSTYFRINQAGTGQFERTLVIADESSYVSYLEGCTAPSRDENQLHAAVVELIALDNAEIKYSTVQNWFPGNKEGKGGVYNFVTKRALCEKNAKVSWTQVETGSAVTWKYPSCILKGDNSIGEFYSIAVTNNYQQADTGTKMIHLGKNTRSTIISKGISAGKSQNSYRGLVQVSSRADNARNFSQCDSLLMGNECGAHTFPYIEVKNKTAQIEHEATTSKIGEDQLFYCNQRGIPTEKAIALIVNGFSKEVLNKLPMEFAVEAQKLLEISLEGSVG, encoded by the coding sequence ATGGCATATACAGAAGAAGAGCTAAAAAAAGAATTGGAAACCAAAGAGTATGAATATGGTTTTTATACAGATATAGAGTCAGATACATTCCCAATCGGATTAAGTGAAGATATTGTTCGTGCTATTTCAAAAAAGAAAAACGAACCACAGTGGATGACCGATTGGCGTATTGAAGCGTATCGTGTTTGGGAAAAAATGGAAGAACCAGAATGGGCAAACGTTCATTATACTAAACCAGATTTCCAGGCAATATCTTATTATTCAGCTCCAAAAAAAGCAGATCCTAATAAATCTTTGGACGATGTAGATCCGGAGTTATTAGAAATGTACAAGAAATTAGGAATTTCTGTTGATGAGCAAAAAAAACTGCAAAATGTTGCTGTTGATATTGTAGTGGATTCTGTTTCTGTTGCGACAACGTTTAAAAAGACATTAGGTGAAAAGGGAATTATCTTTATGCCTATCTCTGAAGCAATTATAGAACACCCAGAATTGGTTAAAAAATATATGGGTTCTATTGTTCCAACAACAGATAATTTTTATGCAGCATTAAATTCAGCTGTATTTACAGATGGTAGTTTCTGTTACATTCCAAAAGGCGTACGTTGCCCAATGGAATTATCAACATATTTTAGAATCAATCAAGCAGGTACAGGTCAGTTCGAAAGAACTTTAGTCATTGCAGATGAAAGTAGTTATGTTTCCTATTTAGAGGGTTGTACTGCTCCATCGCGTGATGAAAACCAATTACACGCCGCTGTTGTAGAGCTTATTGCTTTAGATAATGCTGAAATTAAATATTCTACCGTACAAAACTGGTTCCCTGGGAATAAAGAGGGTAAAGGTGGTGTTTATAACTTCGTGACTAAAAGAGCTTTGTGCGAGAAAAATGCAAAAGTTTCTTGGACACAAGTAGAGACTGGTTCTGCAGTAACTTGGAAGTATCCTTCTTGTATTTTAAAAGGAGATAATTCTATCGGAGAATTTTATTCTATTGCAGTAACGAATAACTACCAGCAAGCAGATACGGGAACTAAAATGATTCACTTAGGGAAAAATACTAGAAGTACTATTATTTCTAAGGGTATTTCTGCGGGGAAATCTCAAAACAGTTACCGTGGTTTAGTGCAGGTAAGTAGTAGAGCAGATAATGCGCGTAATTTCTCGCAGTGTGATTCGCTTTTGATGGGGAATGAATGTGGTGCACACACATTTCCATATATTGAAGTAAAGAATAAAACTGCGCAGATAGAACATGAAGCTACGACTAGTAAAATTGGTGAAGATCAATTATTCTATTGCAACCAAAGAGGGATACCTACAGAAAAAGCAATTGCATTAATTGTAAATGGTTTTAGTAAAGAGGTGTTGAATAAGTTGCCAATGGAATTTGCTGTTGAAGCGCAGAAACTATTGGAAATTAGTTTAGAAGGCTCAGTAGGATAA
- the sufC gene encoding Fe-S cluster assembly ATPase SufC: MLQIKNLHASVEGKEILRGINLEVKAGEVHAIMGPNGSGKSTLSSVIAGKEEFEVTEGQVILEGEDLEDVSPEERAHKGIFLSFQYPVEIPGVSVTNFMKTAINEGRKAKGLEDMPAKDMLKLIREKSEMLEIDRKFLSRSLNQGFSGGEKKRNEIFQMAMLEPKLAILDETDSGLDIDALRIVASGVNKLKSKDNAVILITHYQRLLDYIIPDFVHVLHNGKIVKSGGKELALELEEKGYDWIKNENEEVV; the protein is encoded by the coding sequence ATGTTACAAATAAAAAACCTACATGCAAGTGTAGAAGGTAAAGAAATCTTAAGAGGAATTAACTTAGAAGTTAAAGCAGGAGAAGTTCATGCAATTATGGGGCCTAATGGTTCTGGTAAGAGCACCTTGTCTTCTGTAATTGCTGGTAAAGAAGAGTTTGAGGTTACGGAAGGTCAAGTTATTTTAGAAGGTGAAGATTTAGAAGATGTTTCTCCAGAAGAAAGAGCACATAAAGGTATTTTTCTTTCTTTCCAATATCCTGTAGAAATTCCAGGAGTATCGGTTACTAACTTCATGAAAACCGCAATTAACGAAGGACGTAAGGCTAAAGGATTAGAAGATATGCCAGCAAAAGATATGCTGAAATTGATTCGTGAAAAATCTGAAATGTTAGAAATAGACCGTAAGTTCTTATCACGATCGTTAAACCAAGGTTTTTCTGGTGGAGAGAAGAAGCGTAATGAAATTTTTCAAATGGCAATGTTAGAACCAAAATTAGCCATCTTAGATGAAACTGATTCTGGTTTAGATATTGATGCGTTACGTATTGTAGCAAGTGGTGTTAATAAACTAAAAAGTAAAGACAACGCAGTAATCTTAATTACACACTACCAACGTTTATTAGACTATATCATTCCTGATTTTGTGCACGTTTTGCACAATGGTAAAATAGTTAAGTCTGGCGGTAAAGAATTAGCGTTAGAATTAGAGGAAAAAGGATACGATTGGATTAAAAATGAAAATGAAGAGGTAGTTTAA